A window from Chloracidobacterium sp. encodes these proteins:
- a CDS encoding cyclase family protein, giving the protein MQIYDVTVPVHPRMPVYPGDPPVVLEPHAQIAKGDPANVCYCGMGTHTGTHIDAPFHFIQNGRKLHEIPLNLLVGRARVVEVTSRKIDVETLSRLDLGEHIRVLFKTRNSHLWRQETFNPDYVFITPEAAAKLVADGIKLVGIDYLSVEEYGSTTFATHHEFLSNGVVILEGLDLREVDAGDYELLCLPLKLMDSDGAPARVILRG; this is encoded by the coding sequence ATGCAAATTTACGATGTGACGGTTCCGGTTCATCCACGGATGCCGGTTTATCCAGGCGACCCGCCGGTAGTGCTTGAACCACACGCGCAGATTGCTAAGGGCGACCCGGCGAATGTGTGCTACTGCGGTATGGGAACGCACACAGGAACGCACATAGATGCTCCGTTCCACTTCATTCAGAACGGGCGCAAGCTACACGAGATTCCCCTGAACCTTCTGGTGGGCCGCGCGCGTGTCGTGGAAGTCACTTCACGAAAAATTGATGTCGAGACACTTTCGCGTTTGGATTTGGGCGAACACATCCGGGTCTTGTTCAAAACCCGTAATTCACATTTGTGGCGGCAGGAAACATTCAATCCCGACTATGTCTTCATTACACCGGAAGCGGCGGCCAAGCTGGTCGCCGACGGCATCAAGCTCGTAGGGATTGACTATTTATCGGTTGAGGAATACGGCAGTACGACCTTTGCGACCCATCATGAATTCCTCTCCAACGGGGTCGTCATTCTGGAAGGCTTGGACTTGCGCGAGGTGGACGCCGGCGACTATGAGTTGCTGTGTCTTCCGCTGAAACTAATGGACAGCGACGGCGCACCGGCGCGCGTCATCCTGCGGGGCTAA
- a CDS encoding peptidyl-prolyl cis-trans isomerase: MRFFQLGCLMFGLLLSVACDNAPKKPAAEDKAAKPAKPAPKPCDPKDLIPVKPETPPESLEVQHILIAYKGSGASKNPQIKVTRSKEEARKLWEKVFEEARNCADFNQLVIKYSDDPNKMNDYKYNAFPGFYEITPKGVFDENFKKCAQGLSPGNIDKVESYYGFHIIRRKA, from the coding sequence ATGCGCTTCTTTCAACTGGGTTGCTTGATGTTTGGTTTGCTTTTGAGCGTCGCCTGTGACAACGCTCCCAAAAAGCCAGCGGCGGAAGACAAAGCCGCTAAGCCGGCTAAACCAGCCCCCAAACCCTGTGACCCCAAAGACCTTATTCCCGTCAAGCCTGAAACGCCCCCGGAGTCGCTGGAAGTCCAACACATCCTGATTGCGTATAAAGGCAGCGGCGCGTCTAAAAATCCCCAGATCAAAGTTACGCGCTCAAAGGAAGAGGCGCGCAAACTTTGGGAAAAAGTGTTTGAGGAAGCCCGCAACTGCGCCGACTTCAATCAGCTTGTCATCAAGTACAGTGACGACCCCAACAAGATGAATGACTACAAGTACAACGCCTTTCCGGGCTTTTACGAAATCACTCCCAAGGGCGTCTTTGATGAGAACTTCAAAAAGTGCGCCCAAGGCCTCAGTCCGGGGAATATTGACAAGGTAGAAAGCTACTACGGCTTTCACATCATTCGGCGGAAGGCGTAA
- a CDS encoding HEAT repeat domain-containing protein, translating into MSQIGPHARRFLMLGAFLVGVIAGSVWSNVSPTAAQDGRRSLGELQDREARCRAVEELGRSGDERQVTPLLEALRGDRDFLVRSAAAEALGNLKSELALDGLIAALNDSSPDVRAAAALALARLGRPQAATALRLRLRDAEPTVRSAAAQALGKLGDAASLPALVGSLSDAEPEVRIGAAEALGALGRREAVEPLLRALGDANLYVRSRATMALGIIGDARAVDKVIELLRDPERTVRASAAEALGRLRDRRAVLPLVDALRDREAVVRQNAAFALGKIGDDTAADALTDALRDEDARVRARAVDALGALAVPRTLDAVTDALRDGDPLVRTLAVQALGGFKDDRATEALIQTLTADDPLLRRRAVESLGKIGDARALPAIQSALADANPTVRAAAVAVLPRIGGARALPVLLAVLQSNDNALRSAAAFALARLGSEEAFTGVVETIGRMTFDELSAHRTTFAGFFNAVDAAATRLETLLRAPEALRRRGALLALVVVVNAPNAAEWLQAALEDADPDVRRAAVLGLARTDPARFIREATRRLPTEADPSVRANWLALTPALQDVPPETATVLRRLAREDGSPDVRQAAVAALDRLRLPRMMLPTAPATPPLVAVLPPPRIPDAALPTASPAPPPPPLVADRETPGARPVLERLAEARPASEQLRPARVLPRWTSGEGLLTVAAAPPTLTGRMPAADSLPSPAAAPPPTPAPDATAVNATDEPPFEVRPTTPSMPPAETAVAALVRRLPLRHAAAQNVPTWLSLRSLRPDGAIGTDERIKRNEALVVERLAQLVAAQTAFQLVSGGNFATPAQLKAYSHLPDDLWAMADYRLMLYVTEATPASPADFFVLATPTIPGLTGGRVFYVDASGVIRSTEAGQSSLSRFREWPPVSAPMENPAQPAAGSATDRRRPSTIRRQTPTPSTAASPRLAKGVRAANAPAALQPVP; encoded by the coding sequence ATGTCGCAGATTGGACCTCATGCGCGACGGTTCTTGATGCTGGGCGCGTTCTTGGTGGGCGTCATCGCCGGAAGCGTCTGGTCAAACGTCTCACCGACAGCGGCGCAGGATGGGCGGCGCAGCCTGGGCGAGCTACAGGATCGTGAAGCCCGCTGCCGCGCTGTTGAAGAGCTTGGTCGTTCCGGTGATGAGCGCCAAGTGACGCCGCTGCTGGAAGCCTTGCGCGGCGACCGGGATTTTCTTGTTCGTAGCGCCGCCGCTGAAGCTCTTGGCAACCTCAAAAGTGAACTCGCTCTGGATGGCCTTATCGCCGCCCTCAACGACAGTAGTCCCGACGTACGAGCGGCGGCGGCGCTCGCCTTGGCGCGGCTAGGGCGTCCACAGGCGGCGACGGCGTTGCGTCTGCGACTGCGGGACGCTGAACCGACCGTCCGCAGCGCCGCCGCGCAGGCGCTTGGCAAGCTGGGCGATGCGGCGTCGCTTCCGGCGTTGGTCGGGTCGTTGTCCGACGCCGAACCGGAGGTGCGGATCGGTGCGGCCGAGGCGCTTGGCGCGCTCGGTCGCAGGGAAGCCGTTGAGCCGCTCCTGCGCGCGTTGGGCGACGCTAACCTGTATGTCCGCAGCCGCGCCACGATGGCGCTTGGGATCATTGGTGACGCGCGCGCCGTTGACAAAGTCATTGAGTTGTTGCGTGACCCGGAGCGAACCGTCCGCGCAAGCGCGGCTGAGGCGCTGGGCCGCCTACGTGACCGCCGGGCCGTACTGCCGCTGGTGGACGCCCTCCGCGACCGCGAGGCCGTCGTCCGTCAGAACGCCGCTTTTGCGCTGGGGAAGATTGGCGACGACACGGCTGCCGACGCTTTGACCGATGCGCTGCGCGATGAAGACGCCCGCGTGCGCGCCCGCGCTGTGGACGCCTTAGGCGCGCTTGCCGTCCCGCGTACCCTCGACGCCGTGACGGATGCTCTGCGCGACGGCGATCCGCTGGTGCGAACGCTGGCTGTCCAAGCGTTAGGTGGCTTCAAGGATGACCGCGCAACGGAGGCGCTCATCCAAACCCTAACCGCCGACGATCCACTGCTGCGCCGCCGCGCGGTTGAATCGCTTGGTAAGATCGGTGACGCGCGAGCGCTTCCCGCTATTCAGTCGGCGTTGGCGGACGCCAACCCAACTGTTCGCGCCGCCGCCGTCGCTGTGTTGCCCCGCATCGGCGGCGCACGCGCCTTGCCGGTCCTGCTTGCCGTGCTTCAGTCCAATGATAACGCTCTGCGCAGCGCGGCGGCTTTTGCGCTGGCTCGCCTTGGTTCAGAGGAGGCATTTACCGGCGTCGTCGAAACCATCGGGCGGATGACCTTCGATGAGTTGTCGGCCCACCGCACGACCTTTGCCGGTTTTTTCAACGCTGTGGACGCCGCCGCGACAAGGCTGGAAACCCTCCTCCGCGCGCCTGAAGCCCTGCGCCGACGCGGGGCGCTGCTGGCGCTTGTGGTGGTTGTCAACGCGCCGAACGCCGCCGAATGGCTGCAAGCCGCGCTGGAAGACGCCGACCCGGACGTGCGCCGGGCGGCGGTCTTGGGGTTGGCGCGGACCGATCCAGCCCGCTTTATCCGGGAGGCGACACGGCGGTTGCCCACGGAAGCTGACCCGTCCGTCCGCGCCAACTGGCTCGCGCTAACGCCAGCGCTGCAAGACGTGCCGCCGGAGACAGCGACAGTGCTGCGACGGCTAGCGCGCGAGGACGGCTCGCCGGACGTTCGGCAGGCGGCCGTCGCCGCGCTGGATCGTTTACGCCTGCCGCGCATGATGCTGCCTACCGCTCCGGCCACGCCGCCGCTGGTCGCCGTACTGCCGCCGCCACGCATACCCGATGCGGCGCTCCCTACAGCGTCGCCCGCCCCGCCGCCTCCGCCGCTGGTCGCTGACCGCGAGACGCCGGGCGCGCGTCCGGTTTTAGAACGGCTCGCCGAAGCGCGTCCGGCCTCGGAGCAACTGCGTCCGGCGCGCGTCCTGCCGCGATGGACAAGCGGCGAAGGCCTGCTGACCGTTGCCGCTGCGCCGCCGACGCTGACTGGGCGGATGCCTGCCGCAGACTCGCTCCCGTCGCCGGCGGCCGCACCACCCCCCACGCCTGCGCCGGATGCGACGGCCGTAAACGCAACGGATGAGCCTCCGTTCGAGGTACGTCCGACAACGCCGTCCATGCCTCCGGCGGAAACGGCAGTCGCCGCGCTGGTTCGTCGGCTGCCCCTCCGCCACGCCGCCGCCCAAAACGTACCGACGTGGCTATCGCTGCGCAGTCTCCGCCCGGACGGCGCAATTGGCACTGATGAGCGGATCAAACGCAACGAGGCGCTGGTCGTGGAACGTTTGGCGCAATTGGTCGCCGCCCAGACGGCCTTCCAGTTGGTTTCGGGCGGCAATTTCGCTACACCGGCGCAACTCAAGGCGTACAGCCACCTACCGGATGACCTATGGGCGATGGCGGACTACCGACTGATGCTTTATGTCACCGAGGCGACGCCAGCCAGCCCGGCGGATTTCTTTGTGCTGGCGACGCCGACCATTCCAGGTCTGACTGGCGGACGTGTTTTCTACGTGGACGCCTCCGGCGTCATTCGGAGTACTGAAGCCGGACAGAGCAGCCTGTCGAGATTCCGTGAGTGGCCGCCCGTTAGCGCGCCGATGGAGAACCCGGCGCAACCGGCGGCGGGTTCGGCGACCGACCGCCGCCGCCCATCCACCATCCGGCGACAAACGCCAACGCCATCAACAGCAGCGTCGCCAAGACTTGCCAAAGGAGTTCGCGCCGCGAACGCGCCCGCCGCGCTTCAACCAGTTCCTTGA